A portion of the Chloroflexota bacterium genome contains these proteins:
- a CDS encoding SMP-30/gluconolactonase/LRE family protein, which produces MQPELIADYQCVVGEGPLWHATEGRLYWSDILTGRLFRYDPASGHHEQIYSGPQVGGFTIQEDGSLLLFMERGQIAVWRDGTLTTLIDEIPAIRASRFNDVIADPRGRVFCGTMSPPVEGEPANKRTGFLYRLETDLTYSVVLTEIGVSNGMGFTADRSRLYYTDTSTRDISLFDYDADSGAITNKRQFVYVADEPGQGAPDGMTMDAEGCVWSARWGGSCLVRYAPDGRELSRIEFPAKKVSSAIFAGPDLSDLYVTTAGGDQKDVDGPGAGALFRVRPGVRGLPEFTSRIGL; this is translated from the coding sequence ATGCAGCCCGAGCTGATCGCCGATTACCAGTGTGTCGTGGGCGAAGGCCCCCTCTGGCACGCCACCGAAGGCCGCCTGTACTGGTCCGACATCCTGACCGGCCGCCTCTTCCGCTACGACCCCGCCAGCGGCCACCACGAACAGATCTACAGCGGCCCGCAGGTCGGAGGATTCACGATCCAGGAGGACGGCTCGCTGCTCCTGTTCATGGAGCGCGGGCAGATCGCCGTCTGGCGCGACGGCACGCTGACCACCCTGATCGACGAGATCCCGGCCATCCGCGCCAGCCGCTTCAACGACGTGATCGCCGATCCGCGCGGGCGGGTGTTCTGCGGGACCATGTCGCCGCCCGTCGAGGGCGAGCCGGCCAACAAGCGGACGGGCTTCCTCTACCGACTCGAGACGGACCTGACCTACTCCGTGGTGCTGACCGAGATCGGCGTCTCGAACGGCATGGGCTTCACCGCTGACCGGAGCAGGCTGTACTACACCGACACCTCGACCCGCGACATCTCCCTGTTCGACTACGACGCCGACTCCGGCGCGATCACCAACAAGCGCCAGTTCGTGTACGTGGCGGACGAGCCGGGCCAGGGCGCCCCCGACGGCATGACGATGGACGCCGAGGGGTGCGTCTGGTCGGCGCGGTGGGGCGGCTCGTGCCTGGTGCGGTACGCGCCGGACGGCAGGGAGCTGTCGCGGATCGAGTTCCCGGCGAAGAAGGTCTCCAGCGCCATCTTCGCCGGGCCGGACCTCTCAGACCTGTACGTCACGACGGCCGGCGGCGATCAGAAGGACGTGGACGGCCCCGGGGCCGGGGCGCTGTTCCGGGTGCGGCCGGGCGTGCGCGGCCTGCCGGAGTTCACCTCGCGCATCGGGCTGTAG
- a CDS encoding amidohydrolase — translation MDPKQAAARRIAQEHERLVALSHRMYAAPEVAWEEEQSCRWLADLLADGGFAVQTGVYDLPTAFVARAGSGPLHLAICAEYDALPDIGHACGHNIIAASALGAAFALRELADDLGLTVSVLGTPAEEVLDSGGKILLLERGAFAGVNAAMMVHPGPSNVLEPNLIAATMFDVRYAGRPAHAGAFPHLGVNAADAMVVAQTAIGLLRQQLRPTDRVHGIVTHGGDAPNVIPANTAARYCVRASAIGDLVDVRDKVFRCFEAGALATGAALTLSGGEKPYAEGRWDAELSAIFGQNASGLGREFVVSPMPASTDMGNISHVIPTIHPMIGIDSLPAVNHQPEFAACTVTPAGDRAIRDGATALAWTAIDLATNRTVRERLLSRSA, via the coding sequence ATGGACCCGAAACAGGCTGCCGCACGGCGCATCGCCCAGGAGCACGAGCGGCTGGTCGCCCTGAGTCACCGCATGTACGCCGCGCCAGAGGTCGCCTGGGAGGAGGAACAATCCTGCCGCTGGCTGGCAGACCTGCTGGCCGACGGTGGATTTGCCGTGCAGACCGGCGTCTACGACCTGCCAACGGCGTTCGTGGCCCGCGCCGGCTCGGGGCCGCTGCACCTGGCGATCTGCGCCGAGTACGATGCCCTCCCGGATATCGGGCACGCCTGCGGCCACAACATCATCGCCGCTTCGGCGCTGGGGGCCGCGTTCGCGCTGCGCGAGCTTGCCGACGATCTCGGCCTGACCGTCAGCGTGCTCGGCACGCCGGCCGAGGAAGTCCTCGACAGCGGCGGCAAGATCCTGCTGCTGGAGCGGGGCGCGTTCGCCGGGGTCAACGCGGCGATGATGGTCCACCCGGGGCCGTCGAACGTCCTCGAACCGAACCTGATCGCCGCGACGATGTTCGACGTGCGGTACGCCGGCAGGCCGGCCCACGCCGGCGCGTTCCCGCATCTCGGCGTCAACGCCGCCGATGCGATGGTCGTAGCGCAGACGGCCATCGGGCTGCTGCGGCAACAACTGCGACCGACCGACCGTGTCCACGGCATCGTGACGCACGGCGGCGACGCCCCGAACGTCATTCCGGCGAACACGGCCGCCCGCTACTGCGTCCGGGCCTCGGCGATCGGCGATCTGGTCGATGTGCGCGACAAGGTCTTTCGCTGCTTCGAGGCCGGCGCGCTGGCGACTGGCGCAGCGCTCACGCTCTCCGGCGGCGAGAAGCCGTACGCCGAGGGCCGCTGGGACGCCGAGCTCTCGGCCATCTTCGGGCAGAATGCCAGCGGGCTCGGGCGTGAGTTCGTGGTGTCCCCGATGCCGGCCTCGACAGACATGGGCAACATCTCGCACGTCATCCCGACGATTCACCCGATGATCGGGATCGACTCGCTGCCGGCCGTCAACCACCAGCCGGAGTTCGCGGCCTGCACCGTCACCCCGGCCGGCGACCGGGCCATCCGCGACGGCGCCACGGCGCTCGCCTGGACGGCCATCGACCTCGCGACCAACCGAACGGTCCGCGAACGGCTGCTGTCGCGGTCGGCCTGA
- a CDS encoding HAMP domain-containing histidine kinase produces the protein MTHDAATHDTTQPAEGGGTFFQELDTQLLVHELKSPLALVEATTRTLLASPSRHGPLTERQEKALRRILRGALRGRRLVEHLLEVGRAEASQFTYASFAPAEAVLHIVLAAVESFDDALAGHVYDGSTDAERLASLAAAGIHVHAGPGVGSLTIHQDPVKFDLMVGNLVQNALHYRRQTLDVTLEQAGGMLTVQVQDDGPGIAPEHHATVFERYRQVAASDGLERKGHGLGLAGARILARRLGGDITLSSEVGRGTTFCLTVPTGRRR, from the coding sequence ATGACGCACGACGCTGCGACGCACGATACCACCCAGCCGGCCGAGGGCGGCGGTACGTTCTTCCAGGAGCTGGACACGCAGCTGTTGGTACATGAGCTGAAGAGTCCGCTTGCGCTGGTCGAGGCGACCACCCGGACGCTGCTGGCCAGCCCCTCGCGGCATGGACCGCTGACGGAGCGCCAGGAGAAGGCGTTGCGGCGCATTCTGCGCGGGGCGCTGCGCGGGCGGCGGCTGGTCGAGCACCTGCTGGAGGTCGGGCGGGCCGAGGCATCGCAGTTCACCTATGCGTCGTTCGCCCCGGCCGAGGCGGTGCTCCACATCGTGCTGGCGGCCGTCGAGAGCTTCGACGACGCGCTGGCCGGCCACGTCTACGACGGCAGCACCGACGCCGAGCGGCTGGCGTCGCTGGCCGCCGCCGGTATCCACGTCCACGCTGGCCCGGGCGTCGGGAGCCTGACCATCCATCAAGACCCGGTCAAGTTCGATCTGATGGTGGGAAACCTGGTCCAGAACGCGTTGCACTACCGGCGGCAGACGCTCGACGTGACGCTGGAACAGGCTGGCGGGATGCTGACGGTGCAGGTGCAGGACGATGGGCCGGGCATCGCACCGGAGCACCATGCAACGGTCTTCGAGCGGTACCGGCAGGTGGCGGCGAGCGACGGCCTGGAGCGCAAGGGGCATGGGCTGGGGCTGGCGGGGGCGCGCATCCTGGCGCGTCGGCTGGGCGGCGACATCACGCTGAGCAGCGAAGTCGGGCGTGGCACGACGTTCTGTCTGACGGTCCCCACCGGGCGCCGGCGCTGA
- a CDS encoding alkaline phosphatase family protein codes for MPTADSLITVNGRDYRLPRRPTVVITVDGCQPAYLDDGMARGLMPRLSALLAGDGAYHLGRGQMPSLTNPNNVSIVTGVAPAVHGIPGNHFRAPDGSEVQLTDPAHLRCPTILGEMQRAGELGLPGLGIADVPAVVGRPAPKIYEWDASAYAAEIGLTVHRHLLARDGRGLDLLYVSTTDFVQHKEAPGRAIAC; via the coding sequence GTGCCCACTGCCGACTCGCTCATCACCGTCAACGGGCGTGACTACCGCCTGCCGCGCCGCCCGACCGTCGTCATCACCGTCGACGGCTGCCAGCCGGCCTACCTCGACGATGGCATGGCGCGTGGCCTGATGCCCCGCCTCTCGGCGCTGCTGGCCGGCGACGGCGCGTACCACCTCGGGCGCGGGCAGATGCCCTCGCTGACCAACCCGAACAACGTCTCCATCGTGACGGGCGTGGCTCCCGCCGTCCACGGCATCCCCGGCAACCACTTCCGCGCGCCAGACGGCTCCGAAGTCCAATTGACGGACCCGGCCCACCTGCGCTGCCCGACGATCCTGGGGGAGATGCAGCGGGCTGGCGAGCTCGGGCTGCCCGGCCTGGGCATCGCCGACGTGCCGGCCGTCGTCGGGCGGCCGGCCCCGAAGATCTACGAGTGGGACGCCAGCGCCTACGCCGCCGAGATCGGGCTGACCGTTCACCGGCACCTGCTGGCGCGCGATGGGCGCGGCCTCGACCTGTTGTACGTCTCGACCACCGACTTCGTCCAGCACAAGGAAGCCCCCGGCAGGGCGATTGCATGTTGA
- a CDS encoding class I SAM-dependent methyltransferase encodes MLAFDPIAYKETTREQWQQAAEAWHRWGPTLKSWLGPATDVMLDAARISPGCRVLDVAAGAGEPAITIAERVGPRGYVLATDIAPNILELAARSAGERGLGNVETREMDGEHLELPDASFDVVTSRVGLIYFPDRQRALSEMRRVLKPGGRVAAIVYTTPENNRFFSIPVSIIRRRAQLPPPLSGQPGPFSLGGPGVLAEAYRRAGFREVETCIVPSPLRMPSAAECVRFERESFGALHQMLAGLPEGERRAAWDEIERELGQFEGTGGFEGPCELIVGVGVR; translated from the coding sequence ATGCTCGCCTTCGACCCCATCGCGTACAAGGAGACGACACGGGAGCAGTGGCAGCAGGCCGCGGAGGCCTGGCATCGTTGGGGCCCGACGTTGAAGAGCTGGCTCGGCCCGGCCACGGATGTCATGCTCGATGCTGCGCGGATCAGCCCCGGCTGCCGCGTGCTCGACGTGGCGGCCGGCGCCGGCGAGCCGGCCATCACCATCGCCGAGCGCGTCGGACCGCGCGGCTACGTCCTCGCCACCGACATCGCGCCCAACATCCTGGAGCTTGCGGCCCGATCCGCCGGCGAGCGTGGACTCGGCAACGTCGAGACCCGCGAGATGGACGGCGAGCACCTCGAGCTGCCGGACGCGTCGTTCGACGTGGTGACCTCACGGGTCGGGCTGATCTACTTCCCGGACCGGCAGCGGGCGCTGTCCGAGATGCGACGGGTGCTCAAGCCGGGCGGACGCGTCGCCGCCATCGTCTATACGACGCCGGAGAACAACCGCTTCTTCTCGATCCCCGTCTCGATCATCCGCCGCCGCGCCCAGCTCCCGCCGCCGCTGTCCGGCCAGCCCGGCCCGTTCAGTCTCGGCGGTCCCGGCGTCCTGGCCGAGGCGTACCGGAGGGCAGGTTTCCGCGAGGTCGAGACGTGCATCGTCCCGTCGCCCCTGCGGATGCCCTCGGCGGCGGAATGCGTGCGCTTCGAGCGCGAGTCGTTCGGCGCATTGCACCAGATGCTGGCCGGCTTGCCCGAGGGGGAGCGCCGGGCCGCCTGGGACGAGATCGAGCGTGAGCTCGGCCAGTTCGAGGGGACCGGTGGATTCGAGGGTCCGTGCGAGCTGATCGTCGGAGTCGGCGTCAGGTAG
- a CDS encoding SDR family oxidoreductase — MGILQQFRLDGRRALVTGAPRGIGKSIALALAECGANVVVNYASSRALAEQAVAEAEAFGVSAYAIQAELGQPGAARSLYEASVHALGGIDILVHNASVQYRSGWSEIPEEEFDHQINVNLKAMFELTQLAVPSMCAQGWGRVLMIGSVQQARPSAQMMVYAGTKHAQLNMARNLSLQVAKFGVTVNNLAPGAIDTYRNAETLADPNVVARLNERIPVGRVGQPDECAAAALLLCSDAGSYITGADLFVDGGLSLGII, encoded by the coding sequence ATGGGAATCCTGCAGCAGTTCCGGCTGGATGGCCGCCGGGCGCTCGTGACCGGCGCGCCGCGCGGCATCGGCAAGTCGATCGCGCTGGCGCTGGCCGAGTGCGGCGCGAACGTGGTCGTCAACTACGCGTCGAGCCGCGCGCTCGCCGAGCAGGCCGTGGCTGAGGCCGAGGCGTTCGGCGTCTCGGCCTACGCGATCCAGGCCGAATTAGGGCAGCCAGGGGCCGCGCGCTCGCTCTATGAGGCGTCGGTCCACGCGCTTGGCGGCATCGACATCCTGGTACACAACGCCTCCGTGCAGTACCGCTCGGGCTGGAGCGAGATCCCCGAGGAAGAGTTCGATCACCAGATCAACGTCAACCTCAAGGCGATGTTCGAGCTGACGCAGCTGGCGGTGCCGTCGATGTGCGCGCAGGGCTGGGGCCGCGTGCTGATGATCGGGAGCGTCCAGCAGGCCCGCCCCAGCGCCCAGATGATGGTCTACGCCGGGACCAAGCACGCCCAGCTCAACATGGCGCGCAACCTCTCCCTTCAGGTGGCGAAGTTCGGGGTGACCGTCAACAACCTGGCCCCGGGCGCCATCGACACCTACCGGAACGCCGAGACGCTGGCCGATCCGAACGTCGTGGCCCGCCTCAACGAGCGGATTCCGGTGGGGCGCGTCGGCCAGCCCGACGAGTGCGCGGCGGCAGCCCTGCTGCTCTGCTCAGACGCCGGCTCGTACATCACCGGCGCGGACCTGTTCGTCGACGGCGGCCTGAGCCTGGGCATCATCTAA
- a CDS encoding AAA family ATPase, with protein MTRLSRAEQPGGWRRPILKPMHPRRPLIGREDEQAVLDRAIDAARDGCGSLVLVTGEAGVGKTALVKAALAETDLLALASAPPHVDAEPYGPIVAVLRAFLHDAPDGLPGPGPLSIHLNILLPERGPPPERSDAPTLLEAVRWGMEQMAARRPAVVFLDDLQWADAATIDLLSAAATWLEQLPLLMIGAYRADGLPRDHPLRRLRLDLRRAGRARELSIKPLDQAGSSRLAACALGQRVSPHLQSILHDRTQGLPFFIEEVAMALAASGRLRETPAGLALDQRDPLPVPESVRDTMLLRTQGLSRDALQALQVAAVAGVRFDLDLVADLAGGDGGLDELIERGIVIEAERGVGAFRHALARDAIYADVPWGRRRALHRGLAERLEPRGAPLGLVAEHWGAAQETERARRALVAAVEAFCALHAYRDAARAAGRALALWTESSAADRLGLLERLGHCAELSGEPAEAVQAWRQAAAGWRDLGDLRRAATAERRLATVHEMQGAWDQSLAARLSAADAFSASGLPGDAAAERLSVVAHLRSAASLTAALPLLEIVHREADEAGRLDLKARAMGLEGSVRAKSGQHEAGLALVREGLSLALERDLPGLAAEVYQHLGDALEQAGQYGQARETYLTAAEFCRARGESGLAHVCMACMSVLLRQIGEWDRTLRVCRDVLASDESPAPARSVAGAMLGSIYAFRGDGPRARPLLLQSATLAHLIELAAIEIQDAWGLAFVEQLAGDDDAAAGHCRALLERWERTEERHYAISSLRWSATFFAVRGAAAEARACASALSRIAAENTHGEALAGLAHALGETLLLEGEAEQSARQFEHALALLRDTPLPFDVAQTHLRAGAALGAAGQHQRAVEHLTDAYRMARKLGARPLAAQATQELAALGESPERRPGRGMASGLERGGLSHRELEVLRHIALGRTDRDIARLLFLSPRTVERHVGNVLAKLNCRSRAEAVRRASELGVLGD; from the coding sequence GTGACCAGGCTGTCTCGCGCGGAACAGCCGGGCGGCTGGCGCCGACCTATACTCAAGCCCATGCACCCGCGCAGACCGTTGATCGGGCGTGAGGATGAGCAGGCTGTCCTCGACCGCGCAATCGACGCGGCCCGAGACGGCTGTGGCAGCCTGGTGCTCGTGACGGGCGAGGCCGGCGTCGGGAAGACCGCGCTCGTCAAGGCGGCGTTGGCCGAGACAGATCTGCTGGCGCTCGCATCCGCTCCGCCACACGTCGATGCGGAGCCCTACGGGCCGATCGTTGCCGTGCTCCGCGCATTTCTCCACGACGCGCCGGATGGCTTGCCGGGACCAGGACCGCTCTCGATCCACCTCAACATCTTGCTTCCCGAGCGGGGGCCGCCACCCGAACGGAGCGACGCGCCGACGCTTCTCGAAGCGGTGCGGTGGGGCATGGAACAGATGGCCGCACGCCGGCCGGCTGTCGTGTTCCTGGACGATCTGCAGTGGGCCGACGCGGCGACAATCGACCTCCTGAGCGCGGCTGCCACCTGGCTCGAGCAACTTCCCCTCCTGATGATCGGCGCATACCGAGCCGATGGGCTCCCTCGTGACCACCCGCTCCGTCGCCTGCGCCTGGACCTGCGCCGGGCCGGTCGGGCACGCGAGCTGAGCATCAAGCCGCTCGACCAGGCTGGAAGCTCCCGTCTCGCTGCCTGCGCCCTTGGGCAGCGCGTGAGTCCCCACCTCCAGTCGATCCTGCACGACCGGACCCAGGGACTGCCGTTCTTCATCGAGGAAGTCGCGATGGCGCTGGCGGCGAGCGGACGACTGCGCGAGACGCCGGCCGGCCTCGCGCTCGATCAGCGCGATCCGCTGCCGGTTCCTGAGAGTGTTCGTGACACCATGCTGCTGCGCACCCAGGGATTGAGCCGCGACGCGCTTCAGGCCCTCCAGGTTGCGGCGGTCGCTGGCGTGCGCTTCGACCTCGATCTGGTGGCGGATCTGGCCGGCGGGGACGGTGGCCTGGACGAGCTGATCGAGCGGGGCATCGTGATCGAGGCGGAGCGCGGGGTCGGAGCGTTCCGTCACGCGCTGGCGCGCGATGCCATCTATGCCGATGTGCCGTGGGGACGCCGCCGAGCGCTTCATCGAGGGCTGGCGGAGCGTCTCGAGCCGCGTGGTGCTCCGCTCGGGCTCGTCGCGGAGCACTGGGGGGCGGCCCAGGAGACGGAGCGGGCGCGGCGAGCCCTGGTCGCCGCCGTCGAGGCGTTCTGTGCGCTCCATGCCTACCGGGACGCCGCCCGTGCCGCCGGTCGAGCGCTCGCCCTCTGGACCGAAAGCTCCGCGGCAGACCGGCTGGGGCTCCTGGAGCGCCTGGGGCATTGTGCCGAGCTGTCCGGCGAGCCGGCCGAGGCGGTCCAGGCATGGCGGCAGGCCGCCGCCGGCTGGCGCGACCTCGGCGACCTGCGCAGGGCGGCCACGGCGGAGCGTCGCCTGGCCACGGTCCATGAGATGCAGGGCGCGTGGGACCAGTCACTCGCGGCGCGGCTGTCCGCCGCCGATGCGTTCTCCGCGAGCGGGCTGCCCGGCGACGCGGCGGCAGAGCGGCTGTCGGTTGTGGCGCATCTCCGTTCGGCCGCGAGCCTGACGGCGGCGTTGCCGCTGCTCGAGATCGTCCATCGCGAAGCGGATGAAGCCGGTCGACTGGACCTCAAGGCCCGGGCCATGGGCCTCGAAGGCAGCGTTCGCGCCAAGTCGGGGCAGCACGAGGCCGGACTGGCTCTGGTGCGCGAGGGACTGTCGCTCGCGCTCGAGCGCGACTTGCCTGGGCTGGCCGCCGAGGTGTACCAGCATCTCGGCGATGCCCTGGAGCAGGCAGGGCAGTATGGCCAGGCACGGGAGACGTACCTGACGGCGGCTGAGTTCTGTCGCGCGCGCGGCGAGTCCGGCCTGGCCCACGTCTGCATGGCGTGCATGTCCGTCTTGTTGAGGCAGATCGGGGAATGGGACAGGACGCTCCGGGTCTGCCGAGACGTCCTCGCCTCCGACGAGAGCCCAGCACCTGCCCGCTCGGTCGCAGGAGCCATGCTCGGATCTATCTATGCGTTCCGGGGGGACGGACCCCGCGCGCGACCGCTCCTGCTCCAGTCGGCGACGCTCGCGCACCTGATCGAGCTGGCGGCGATCGAGATCCAGGACGCGTGGGGCCTGGCATTCGTGGAACAGCTTGCGGGAGATGACGACGCGGCGGCGGGTCATTGTCGCGCCCTCCTCGAGCGGTGGGAGCGGACCGAGGAGCGGCACTACGCGATCTCGTCACTCCGGTGGTCGGCGACGTTCTTCGCGGTCCGTGGTGCGGCGGCCGAAGCGCGCGCCTGTGCGAGCGCCCTCTCGCGGATCGCCGCCGAGAACACGCACGGCGAGGCGCTGGCTGGCCTCGCCCACGCGCTCGGCGAGACCCTGCTCCTCGAGGGCGAAGCGGAACAATCGGCTCGTCAGTTCGAACACGCGCTGGCCCTGCTGCGGGACACGCCGCTGCCGTTCGACGTGGCCCAGACACACCTCCGCGCTGGCGCGGCCCTCGGGGCGGCCGGTCAGCACCAGAGGGCCGTCGAGCACCTGACCGATGCGTATCGGATGGCGCGGAAACTGGGAGCCCGTCCACTGGCCGCGCAGGCCACGCAGGAGCTGGCGGCGCTCGGCGAGTCGCCGGAGCGGAGACCGGGCCGGGGCATGGCCTCCGGGCTTGAGCGTGGCGGCCTTTCGCATCGGGAGCTCGAAGTGCTGCGACATATCGCGTTGGGCCGAACCGACCGCGACATCGCGCGCCTGCTCTTCTTGAGCCCACGGACCGTCGAGCGGCACGTCGGCAACGTCCTGGCGAAGCTCAACTGCCGATCTCGCGCCGAGGCTGTCCGCCGGGCCAGCGAGCTCGGCGTCCTGGGCGACTGA
- a CDS encoding GAF domain-containing sensor histidine kinase: MQQSEPSRQTRTLSILLEVSSALASQVRLDDLLGTIISKTTDVLDAERATLFLYDAQHGELWSKTTGQLEIREIRLPVGKGIAGDVARTRAVANIPDAYADPRFDPAVDRRTGYRTRSVLSMPLIGAHDQLVGVIQVLNKHNLTGFDREDEALLRGLTAHICVAIERARMVEAFIEQDRLLEMQNVAKSRMIDHLSHELKTPLAVLAASSGVLQKMAAAQQPERARTIGERVQRAISRLSELQLEASDIADQRNFHEEIILSTLLRRAEDLFDSLADVEGTPHELRLRFARRIAAIYADDDDQVASTLALDTWTSAVVESLRPAFAHRGVRLTLALAACPAVCLPESILFKSFRGLLRNAIEATPDGNEIEVRLRTLHGDVRLEIHDTGVGIDADLQRQLFFGFVHAGSTDDYSSGRPYDFGAGGKGLDLQRIKLLSERHGFQLRFRSQVGVGSTFMLIFPTAIQAIQTPPAGEPEPTDRP, translated from the coding sequence ATGCAGCAGTCAGAGCCATCACGCCAGACGCGCACGCTCAGCATCCTGCTCGAAGTCTCCAGTGCGCTCGCCAGCCAGGTGCGCCTCGACGATCTGCTGGGGACCATCATCAGCAAGACGACGGACGTGCTCGACGCCGAGCGCGCGACCCTCTTCCTGTACGATGCCCAGCACGGCGAGCTGTGGAGCAAGACGACCGGTCAGCTTGAGATCCGCGAGATCCGGCTGCCGGTTGGCAAGGGCATCGCCGGCGACGTGGCGAGGACGCGGGCCGTCGCCAACATCCCCGACGCCTACGCCGATCCGCGCTTCGATCCGGCCGTCGACCGGCGGACCGGCTACCGTACGCGCTCGGTGCTGTCGATGCCGCTGATCGGCGCGCACGATCAACTGGTCGGCGTGATCCAGGTGCTGAACAAGCACAACCTGACCGGTTTTGACCGGGAGGATGAGGCGCTGCTTCGGGGGCTGACGGCCCACATCTGCGTAGCCATCGAGCGGGCGCGGATGGTCGAGGCATTCATCGAGCAGGATCGTCTGCTGGAGATGCAGAACGTCGCCAAGTCTCGGATGATCGACCACCTCTCCCACGAGCTGAAGACGCCGCTGGCGGTGCTGGCGGCGTCGAGCGGGGTGCTCCAGAAGATGGCCGCCGCCCAGCAACCGGAGCGGGCGCGGACCATCGGGGAGCGGGTGCAGCGGGCCATCAGCCGGCTGTCCGAGCTGCAGCTCGAAGCGTCGGACATCGCCGACCAGCGCAACTTTCACGAGGAGATCATCCTCTCGACGCTGCTGCGGCGGGCTGAGGATCTGTTCGACAGCCTGGCCGACGTCGAGGGCACGCCGCACGAGCTACGCCTGCGCTTCGCCCGGCGGATCGCCGCGATCTACGCCGACGACGACGATCAGGTCGCCTCGACGCTGGCGCTCGACACCTGGACGTCGGCGGTGGTGGAGTCGCTCCGGCCCGCGTTCGCGCATCGCGGCGTCAGGCTGACGCTGGCGCTGGCGGCGTGCCCGGCCGTCTGCCTGCCCGAATCGATCCTGTTCAAGTCGTTTCGAGGGCTGCTCCGCAACGCCATCGAGGCCACGCCTGACGGCAACGAGATCGAGGTCCGGCTGCGGACGCTGCACGGCGACGTGCGGCTGGAGATCCACGATACCGGGGTGGGCATCGATGCGGACTTGCAGCGCCAGTTGTTCTTCGGGTTCGTGCACGCCGGCAGCACGGACGACTACTCCTCGGGTCGCCCGTACGACTTCGGGGCCGGCGGGAAGGGGCTGGATCTCCAGCGCATCAAGCTGCTCTCGGAGCGTCACGGCTTCCAGCTCCGTTTCCGGAGCCAGGTGGGCGTCGGGAGCACGTTCATGCTGATCTTTCCGACAGCCATCCAGGCCATCCAGACGCCGCCGGCCGGCGAGCCTGAACCGACGGACAGGCCATGA
- a CDS encoding response regulator, whose product MSDASATDRLSGLRILAVDDEPDILETIVDVLDGATVDGARTYQEAVAFLEAHTYDVAVLDIMGVDGMELLNQTVALGIPTVMLTAHAMNPDTLKASIEQGANSYLPKEELANLGEHIADVLEAIEAGQSTWERLFNRMGRFFERAFAPGWRNGDPDFWAYYYGPVM is encoded by the coding sequence ATGTCGGATGCAAGCGCCACGGATCGCCTGAGCGGGCTGCGGATCCTCGCCGTGGACGACGAGCCGGATATCCTTGAGACGATTGTCGACGTGCTGGACGGCGCGACCGTTGACGGCGCCCGGACCTACCAGGAGGCCGTCGCGTTCCTGGAGGCGCACACCTACGATGTGGCCGTGCTCGACATCATGGGCGTGGACGGCATGGAGCTGCTGAACCAGACGGTGGCGCTCGGCATCCCGACGGTGATGCTCACGGCCCACGCGATGAACCCGGACACGCTGAAGGCGTCCATCGAGCAGGGGGCGAACTCGTACCTGCCGAAGGAGGAGCTGGCGAACCTGGGCGAGCACATCGCGGACGTGCTGGAGGCCATCGAGGCGGGCCAGTCCACCTGGGAGCGGCTGTTCAACCGGATGGGCCGGTTCTTCGAGCGGGCGTTCGCCCCGGGCTGGCGGAACGGCGACCCCGACTTCTGGGCCTACTACTACGGCCCGGTGATGTAG